Part of the Helicobacter bilis genome is shown below.
CAATGTTTAATAAACCACCTTAAATTTATCCCTCCTTGCTCATTTCTACACAAAGCACAAATTTACTCTTGTATCTCCTTATTCTCAAGGAAAACCATAACTTCGTTTTTTCTCTGTTATATCATGTTATTGTGCATTGTTTTTCCTTTCTCTAATTTTTTGCAAGAATAACCACACTTATGCCTAAGATAGTTATGCAAAGGCTATTCAAAGATAAAATCATATGCTCCATTTAATATCCTTTCAAAAAAATAGATTCTAAAGTCAATGATATACAAGAGCGGGTGAAAAAGGATACAGGCGTAGATGTAGAGCCTATATACTACTCTGCGGGATTAAAGAAAGAGAATAAACTACAAGAGATGCCATATAATATTACTAAGCTACTCTACTTTATCACAAAGAAAACCCCACCTATAAAGCGTCTTGTGTATATAGGACAAGATAATAAAGAAAAAGGCACAGATGATGGTAAAAAAGATTATGAGAAATCGTGGTGGAAATCCACTTGGGAATTTGCTACAGATCTTGCAAAAGAAAATAAAGATACTGCAAAGCAAATGATTAGTGATTATGCTTTGCCATTTGTTAAAAATCCAGCTATAAGAAAAATACTCGATAGCTTATTAAAGAAACTTTAATTTATAGGAAGGATAAAAATATGCTGTAGTCTATTGCCACTATTTGTGCCATATTGGCTGGTTTAATTGTATTTTTTGTCGTATTGGCGCTTCTTATTGCTGCACTTGGTGCTGGCACAGCAGTCGCTATTCTTGTATTACCTTTTATAGCGTTTATTAAAGGACTTGAGAAGCATATTATTGGTATGCAGGTGAGCCATTTCAAATTCTTTGGATTATTTGCGGAGTGATTTCTGTGCCAATCATAATTGTTATAATCGCGGGAATTAAAAATAACTAATCTTGCTAATAAATGGTTTTACGCATTAGAATCTTCCTTATATAAAAAAGCAAATAAGATTCTAATAACCACAATACTAAATCTTATGTCTTTCATGCAAGATATTCTGCAAATATAATCACAGAATTATGATGGCATATTTAATAACCCAAGCAACCCAAACTCTACGCATTTACTCGTGCATTAAACGCCCTTGCCAAAGAGAAATGATCGATATTATCAAGGCTTACATTTGATGGCACACCTTGTGCGATTTTGCTAAATTTTAAGCATAAATCTGCTAACTTTTCTTGTATAAACATGACAATCATATCGCTTTCAAGTGAGGGCATGAACGCAAATATCACTTCCTCTATATTCTCATCTTTAATGCGTTGTATAAGATCTGTAAAATCGCAATGTTTATAGTCTTCAATCACGCAATACACCCCATGAAATTCGCCAATATCTTCAATCAAAAACACATCTTTTGGGTGAGACACAATACAGAGTGTGCCATTCTTACGAGTAGAATCAAGGCAAATATGGCAAATCTCACCATGACTAAGTGCGCCACAAACCTTGCACTTTTCAATCGTAGCAATGCAATCATGGATCGCCTGTGCGATTTGTAATCCTAGCGGAGCGTTTTCGATAGCTAGTGTATAAGCCATTTTACGCGCACTTTTCTTGCCTATGGTTGGCATTTTTTCAAGGGCATTTACAAGTGTATTAAAAGAAAATAAGTTGTTTTGATAGTTTTTCATGCGGGGGATTCTAGCAAAAAAGTGATAAGTTTTAGCAAAGTTATCTTTTTTTTTATATAATGAAGGCTTTATTTTACTTTTGGAGTATGTATTTTGGCGTCATTAGATATGGATTACTATGAAATCTTAGAGATTAGCAGAGATGCAGACCATGATACAATCAAAAAATCATTTAGAAAACTTGCATTAAAATACCACCCTGACAGAAACCCAGATGACAAAGAAGCAGAAGAGAACTTTAAAATGATTAATGAAGCCTATGAAGTATTAAGCGATAGTGAAAAAAGGGCAATTTATGACAGATATGGCAAAGATGGACTTCAATCACAAGGCTTTTCTCGCTCTAGTGGTGGATTTAGTGATATATTTGGCAGTATATTTGAGGATTTCTTTGGAGGGGGTCAGTCAAATACACAAGAGCATTATGCCTTTGATCCAGACTATGTATTGCGACTGAATCTAAGCTTTAAAGAAGCTGTGTTTGGCTGTAAAAAGACGATTAAAACGGAGTATAAAAGCTATTGTAAAACATGTAGTGGCACTGGGGCAAAAGATGGCAAAATGCAGGATTGCAATAGGTGTAATGGTCGCGGCAGGGTTGTCGTGCAGCAGTCTATTATACAAATGCAAGTCGCATGTCCTACTTGTGAGGGGACGGGTAAAATCATCGTTGATAAATGCACTAAATGTCATGGAAATGCCTTTGAGCGTGTAAAAGAGACGATTGAGCTAGAAGTAAAAGCGGGTA
Proteins encoded:
- the dnaJ gene encoding molecular chaperone DnaJ, with product MASLDMDYYEILEISRDADHDTIKKSFRKLALKYHPDRNPDDKEAEENFKMINEAYEVLSDSEKRAIYDRYGKDGLQSQGFSRSSGGFSDIFGSIFEDFFGGGQSNTQEHYAFDPDYVLRLNLSFKEAVFGCKKTIKTEYKSYCKTCSGTGAKDGKMQDCNRCNGRGRVVVQQSIIQMQVACPTCEGTGKIIVDKCTKCHGNAFERVKETIELEVKAGIDNGNQLVYRGKGNEVKSGVRGDLYIKVVVKEDEHFVRHGNDLYMEVPVFFTTIVLGGKIEIPTLSGQAELNIPPNTAHGHQFVFQNEGVPDINSGKKGRLIAQIKITYPQNLNEEQQNLVLKLQESFGDTSKPYKSFIDSCFDKVKNWLKDKIS
- the recR gene encoding recombination mediator RecR, producing MKNYQNNLFSFNTLVNALEKMPTIGKKSARKMAYTLAIENAPLGLQIAQAIHDCIATIEKCKVCGALSHGEICHICLDSTRKNGTLCIVSHPKDVFLIEDIGEFHGVYCVIEDYKHCDFTDLIQRIKDENIEEVIFAFMPSLESDMIVMFIQEKLADLCLKFSKIAQGVPSNVSLDNIDHFSLARAFNARVNA